Proteins encoded by one window of Vampirovibrionales bacterium:
- a CDS encoding flagellar basal body-associated FliL family protein, with product MARPTKPKDLKPKADGDAPAEGAGGGGGGGGSKLDLKFIITIVAIILASVGGSAASIYFLAPIALTPQIVSQIKAAGTETGKDGEHGGGGEASGPNQTIGMNLELDEFTVNLKPDPARPGNQFLRTKMSLSIAVPEEEYCDAGGEHKAMLPTVSRTALAQAFPLQGGVLAGAAANLEPVRTPSPGSADEQLMANGGEAEDPFVACQKAFNKNMARYVPTMRDIINQALMKRTAGMLASIEGQESLKDEIKEQTNHLIGDHYSVIRINFSDFIIQY from the coding sequence ATGGCCAGACCTACCAAGCCCAAAGATCTCAAGCCCAAGGCCGATGGCGACGCCCCTGCGGAAGGCGCTGGCGGCGGCGGCGGCGGCGGGGGATCCAAGCTGGATTTAAAATTTATCATCACGATTGTGGCGATTATTCTCGCCAGCGTGGGGGGATCGGCGGCGTCCATCTATTTTCTGGCGCCGATTGCGCTGACGCCTCAAATCGTCTCGCAAATTAAAGCTGCCGGAACCGAAACGGGCAAAGATGGCGAGCACGGCGGCGGCGGCGAAGCGTCGGGCCCCAATCAGACCATCGGGATGAATCTGGAGCTGGATGAGTTTACGGTCAACCTCAAGCCCGACCCGGCGCGCCCCGGCAACCAGTTTTTACGCACCAAAATGTCGTTGAGTATTGCCGTGCCCGAAGAAGAGTACTGCGACGCGGGCGGCGAGCATAAAGCGATGTTACCGACGGTCTCTCGCACGGCTCTGGCTCAGGCGTTTCCGCTGCAAGGCGGCGTGCTGGCGGGCGCAGCGGCCAATCTGGAGCCCGTTCGCACGCCGTCGCCCGGGTCTGCTGACGAACAGCTCATGGCCAACGGAGGAGAGGCTGAAGACCCCTTCGTCGCTTGCCAGAAAGCGTTTAACAAGAACATGGCGCGCTACGTGCCGACGATGCGCGATATCATCAACCAGGCCCTGATGAAGCGCACGGCGGGAATGCTGGCGTCCATCGAGGGGCAGGAATCTCTCAAGGACGAGATCAAAGAACAAACCAACCACCTGATCGGCGACCATTATTCGGTCATCCGCATTAATTTCTCTGACTTCATCATTCAATACTAG
- a CDS encoding response regulator transcription factor, with translation MSTSELRIFVVDDNANHSTGIKQLLELQSGYNVVGISTNGEDAIRRLESLDVDIVLMDMNMPELDGVSAIQQVVAKNEEIKILALTGYDEPDLIFRAMKAGARGYILKTMVTSQLISAIEEVIAGKVYLPPSLATKFFDEFHVKIAKNSRPDPTKQALLSYLTSREKEVLRLLTEGITYKGVADKLVISETTVKTHVNNIFQKLQVNDRTQAVLYAIKHGLVEAAAPLPAAV, from the coding sequence ATGAGTACTTCTGAACTTCGGATTTTCGTGGTGGATGATAACGCCAACCACAGCACCGGCATCAAGCAACTGTTAGAGCTTCAGTCCGGTTACAACGTGGTGGGCATTTCCACCAACGGCGAAGACGCCATTCGGCGCCTCGAGTCGCTGGACGTCGATATCGTCCTGATGGACATGAACATGCCCGAGCTGGACGGCGTATCGGCGATTCAACAAGTCGTGGCCAAGAACGAGGAAATTAAAATCCTCGCCTTGACCGGCTACGACGAGCCTGATCTGATCTTTCGCGCCATGAAAGCCGGCGCTCGCGGTTATATCCTCAAAACAATGGTCACCTCACAACTCATTAGCGCCATTGAAGAAGTGATTGCCGGTAAGGTCTACCTGCCGCCGTCGCTGGCCACCAAGTTCTTCGACGAATTCCACGTGAAAATCGCCAAGAACAGCCGCCCCGACCCCACCAAGCAAGCCCTGCTCAGCTATCTCACCTCGCGTGAGAAAGAGGTTCTGCGCCTGCTCACCGAGGGAATCACCTATAAAGGCGTGGCGGACAAGCTGGTGATCAGCGAAACGACCGTCAAGACGCACGTCAACAATATTTTCCAGAAGCTTCAGGTCAACGACCGCACGCAAGCGGTGCTGTACGCCATCAAGCACGGCTTGGTGGAAGCGGCTGCGCCCTTGCCCGCCGCCGTCTAG
- the fliM gene encoding flagellar motor switch protein FliM produces the protein MLSQDEIDSLLSSLSVGMEKSAAIDEGGDEPLFEKRNYKLYNFRRPDKFSKDHLRALQTIHENYARQLGMVLTAYLRIPVEIDVVSVDQLTYDEFVRSMPSPMTISILEMSPLPGQTLFGLGFDVSSGIIDRMLGGPGTPENRARELTDIEQSLIRRVIDRAVTSLEEAWRSMMSVNIMIMGMEESYALIQVATPGEIVALITFEINVGNRESGLMSLCIPYPVVESVIAQLSAQRIFHGQKGDIPREHQEKVLSKLHYAKMPVQVHLGGTHISVKDLLELGVGDVIRLDKEVRESLLLSVNSMPKFYCRPGTLKNKMAVYVVEEVMNNDAIEGFGFDDHR, from the coding sequence ATGCTCTCGCAAGACGAAATAGACAGCCTACTATCGTCCCTCTCCGTCGGGATGGAAAAAAGCGCCGCCATCGACGAGGGCGGCGACGAACCGCTGTTTGAGAAGCGCAATTACAAGCTTTATAACTTTCGTCGCCCTGACAAGTTCTCGAAAGACCATTTGCGGGCCCTGCAAACGATTCACGAAAACTACGCCCGGCAGTTGGGCATGGTACTGACCGCTTATCTGCGGATTCCGGTCGAAATCGATGTCGTATCGGTCGATCAGCTGACCTATGACGAATTTGTACGCTCGATGCCAAGTCCCATGACCATCAGTATTCTGGAAATGTCGCCGTTGCCGGGTCAGACCCTGTTCGGTCTCGGCTTTGACGTCTCTTCCGGCATCATCGATCGAATGCTCGGCGGTCCCGGCACGCCTGAAAACCGGGCGCGCGAGCTGACCGATATCGAGCAGTCGCTGATCCGAAGGGTGATCGATCGCGCCGTCACCAGTCTGGAAGAAGCCTGGCGCTCGATGATGAGCGTCAACATCATGATTATGGGCATGGAAGAAAGCTATGCCCTGATTCAGGTGGCCACGCCCGGCGAGATCGTCGCGCTGATTACCTTTGAGATCAACGTCGGTAACCGCGAATCGGGCCTGATGAGTCTGTGTATTCCGTATCCCGTGGTGGAAAGCGTCATCGCCCAGCTCAGCGCCCAGCGGATTTTTCACGGCCAGAAGGGCGATATCCCCCGCGAGCATCAGGAAAAAGTCCTCAGCAAGCTGCATTACGCCAAAATGCCGGTTCAGGTGCATCTGGGCGGGACGCATATCAGCGTCAAAGACCTGCTCGAACTCGGCGTCGGCGATGTCATTCGCCTTGACAAGGAGGTTCGCGAGAGCCTGCTGCTGAGCGTCAACAGCATGCCCAAGTTCTACTGTCGTCCCGGTACGCTGAAAAACAAAATGGCGGTCTACGTCGTGGAAGAAGTGATGAACAATGACGCAATAGAAGGATTCGGATTCGATGACCACCGATGA
- a CDS encoding NAD-dependent epimerase/dehydratase family protein, translating into MGPMAGRGAERLLITGCNGYIGRYLARAASCLPGAEAFGLDRQPPGGDLAGPPVEDVRLYEGDLFHPDLALLLQEIQPDVIFHAAAVPRTASLAEQWHGTALASERLLAAIVEAHLSCRVVLLGSAAEYGLREGPIGEDDALRPESDYGVVKASQTLLALSYAKRFSLPVVTGRIFNVYGASPPMLAIASIASQTARLEAQAARRRNRFASAEPLDTRLHVANLAARRDFIHIDDVVEALLTLRRYGRPGEIYNIGGGEAIALQHVADRLIALSECDPDQDVTLAPSAAQISDCSQANLAKIIEETPWRPRVSLEEGLLRELHYWRARLPLPVEKERLGA; encoded by the coding sequence ATGGGACCGATGGCTGGACGCGGCGCCGAGCGTCTCTTGATTACGGGCTGCAACGGCTACATCGGGCGGTATCTGGCCCGGGCGGCAAGTTGCTTGCCGGGGGCCGAAGCGTTTGGTCTTGATCGCCAGCCGCCTGGCGGCGATTTGGCGGGTCCTCCTGTCGAAGACGTGCGGCTGTATGAAGGCGATCTCTTTCATCCCGACTTGGCGCTGCTGTTGCAGGAGATTCAGCCGGACGTGATTTTTCATGCGGCGGCGGTCCCGCGCACGGCGTCTCTGGCCGAACAATGGCATGGGACGGCGCTGGCGAGCGAACGCCTGCTGGCCGCCATTGTTGAGGCGCATCTGTCCTGCCGGGTGGTGTTGCTGGGTTCCGCCGCCGAATATGGCTTGCGCGAAGGGCCAATCGGCGAAGACGACGCCTTGCGCCCCGAAAGCGATTATGGCGTCGTCAAGGCCTCTCAGACCTTGCTGGCTTTGTCTTATGCCAAACGCTTTTCGCTGCCGGTTGTCACAGGCCGGATTTTCAACGTCTACGGCGCGTCGCCGCCGATGCTCGCCATTGCGTCGATCGCCAGCCAGACGGCGCGTCTCGAAGCCCAGGCGGCGCGGCGGCGCAATCGTTTTGCAAGCGCGGAACCCCTGGACACGCGCCTTCATGTCGCGAATCTGGCTGCAAGGCGCGATTTTATCCATATTGACGACGTGGTGGAGGCGTTGCTCACGTTGCGACGCTACGGCCGCCCCGGCGAGATCTATAATATCGGTGGCGGCGAGGCCATCGCTTTGCAGCACGTCGCCGATCGCCTGATTGCGCTGAGCGAGTGCGACCCCGATCAAGACGTGACGCTCGCGCCGAGTGCGGCGCAAATCAGCGATTGCTCGCAGGCGAATCTGGCGAAAATCATCGAAGAAACGCCCTGGCGTCCGCGCGTTTCGCTGGAAGAAGGCCTGTTGCGCGAATTGCATTATTGGCGCGCGCGTCTCCCGCTGCCCGTCGAAAAAGAAAGGCTTGGCGCATGA
- a CDS encoding nucleotidyltransferase family protein has protein sequence MLAVILAGGKGTRLKPYTTVFPKALAPLGEMPVLEWVLRQLKAAGFDEIILSVGHLAHLIETYFGDGASLGLKITYAREETPLGTAGPLRAIADLPEQFLVMNADILCDLDYRAFFEAHCASGALATVSAYRRDSRIDFGILHFDGAGSSPQAGRIQGFEEKPTLHHWVSMGVYAFRRDICAFIPDDRPFGFDDLMHALIAAQADARAIPFDGYWLDIGRVDDYDQAMADVQTQRDRLLPGGMA, from the coding sequence ATGCTCGCCGTGATTCTCGCGGGCGGCAAAGGAACCCGCTTGAAGCCGTATACGACTGTTTTCCCAAAGGCGCTTGCGCCGTTGGGGGAGATGCCTGTTCTGGAATGGGTGCTGCGACAACTCAAGGCGGCGGGCTTCGACGAAATCATTCTCTCCGTCGGGCACTTGGCGCATCTGATTGAAACCTACTTCGGCGATGGCGCGTCACTGGGGCTTAAAATCACCTATGCGCGCGAAGAAACCCCGCTGGGCACCGCCGGTCCGCTGCGGGCGATTGCCGACCTGCCGGAACAGTTTCTGGTGATGAACGCCGATATCCTGTGCGATCTCGACTATCGCGCGTTTTTTGAGGCGCATTGCGCCAGTGGAGCCCTGGCGACGGTGTCGGCCTATCGCCGCGACTCGCGCATCGACTTTGGCATTCTGCATTTTGATGGCGCCGGATCAAGTCCTCAAGCAGGGCGAATTCAGGGCTTTGAAGAAAAACCGACCCTGCATCACTGGGTGAGTATGGGCGTTTATGCCTTTCGCCGCGACATTTGCGCGTTTATTCCAGACGATCGGCCGTTTGGCTTTGACGATTTAATGCATGCGCTCATCGCCGCCCAGGCCGATGCGCGCGCGATTCCGTTTGACGGCTACTGGCTCGATATTGGGCGGGTGGACGATTACGATCAGGCCATGGCTGACGTTCAGACCCAGCGCGATCGCCTCTTGCCCGGAGGCATGGCCTGA
- a CDS encoding SDR family NAD(P)-dependent oxidoreductase, whose product MTAPHAPLNSQTVLVTGAGGFIGSHLVEALVAQGAQVRAMVRYNGRNDWGSLERLPRETLAAISVMPGDITDPFFVRRAVSGCQTVFHLAALIGIPYSYMAPQHYVAVNVQGALNVLEACREACQTGAPVKLIQTSTSETYGTALYTPIDEAHPLQGQSPYSATKIAADKLVESYVRSFDLPATILRPFNTFGPRQSARAIIPTIIAQALADEGPIRVGSLDPVRDFLFVEDTVRGFLAAALCERNIGEVVHIGTGQARSIGETLTLILKRLNCPDRPVQTEAARVRPANSEVEVLLCNPAKAKALMGWTPQTSFEDGLQRVIDAMAADRPRDKAHLYTV is encoded by the coding sequence ATGACGGCTCCTCACGCCCCGCTGAATTCTCAAACCGTTCTGGTCACAGGCGCCGGGGGCTTTATCGGCTCTCATCTGGTAGAGGCGCTGGTGGCGCAAGGCGCTCAGGTGCGCGCGATGGTTCGCTACAATGGCCGAAACGACTGGGGGTCGCTGGAGCGCTTGCCGCGCGAAACGTTAGCGGCCATCTCCGTTATGCCGGGCGACATCACGGACCCGTTTTTCGTGCGTCGCGCCGTGTCGGGCTGCCAGACGGTATTTCATCTGGCCGCGCTGATTGGCATTCCGTATTCGTATATGGCCCCGCAGCACTATGTCGCCGTCAACGTTCAGGGCGCGCTCAACGTGCTGGAAGCCTGCCGCGAAGCCTGCCAGACGGGCGCGCCAGTCAAGCTGATTCAGACTTCTACCAGCGAAACCTATGGCACGGCGCTGTATACGCCCATAGACGAAGCGCATCCGCTTCAGGGACAGTCGCCGTATTCGGCGACCAAGATTGCCGCCGACAAACTGGTGGAAAGTTACGTGCGGTCGTTTGATCTGCCTGCGACCATTCTGCGCCCGTTTAATACCTTTGGCCCACGGCAATCGGCCCGCGCCATTATTCCGACGATCATCGCCCAGGCGCTGGCCGACGAAGGGCCTATTCGCGTGGGCTCGCTTGACCCGGTGCGCGATTTTCTCTTTGTGGAAGACACCGTGCGCGGTTTTCTGGCCGCAGCGCTGTGTGAGCGCAATATTGGAGAAGTGGTGCATATTGGCACGGGACAAGCGCGATCGATTGGCGAGACGCTGACCCTGATTCTAAAGCGCTTGAATTGCCCGGATCGTCCCGTCCAAACAGAGGCTGCGCGCGTTCGTCCCGCCAATAGTGAAGTGGAAGTGCTGCTGTGCAATCCCGCTAAAGCCAAAGCCTTGATGGGCTGGACCCCGCAGACGTCGTTTGAGGACGGTTTACAGCGCGTGATTGACGCAATGGCCGCCGATCGCCCCCGCGATAAAGCGCATTTGTATACCGTTTAA
- the queG gene encoding tRNA epoxyqueuosine(34) reductase QueG — MAEDRPPPSDLLDKIKRKALELGFQAVGVVSPQALTAEGALLRQWLDRGYHADMAWMARYLDKRMDPRALMPQAQSIIVALMSYAPRPDDAPGPGALKIARYARGDDYHRVIKRRLKELLKAIQQWEPKAEGRAFTDSAPVLEKALAVRAGLGWLGKNGLVIHPDLGSYCFIGELFLNLDLSGDEAAPTPNHCGRCTRCLDACPTQAIVAPEVVDANRCIAYWTIEHQGEVIAPGIAARLEGWAFGCDICQEVCPWNARAEKIAASGSACAPDIEPAFLPRPWNVAPQADELLALTPEVFAERYRHSPIKRTGLAALQRNVRAIVSTEPSQ, encoded by the coding sequence ATGGCCGAAGACAGGCCGCCACCTAGCGATCTGCTCGATAAGATTAAGCGCAAGGCGCTGGAACTGGGATTTCAGGCCGTCGGCGTCGTATCACCGCAGGCGTTGACGGCTGAAGGCGCCCTGTTGCGCCAATGGCTCGATAGGGGCTATCACGCGGACATGGCCTGGATGGCGCGCTATCTGGACAAACGCATGGACCCGCGCGCGCTGATGCCGCAAGCGCAATCCATTATCGTGGCGTTGATGTCCTACGCCCCTCGACCGGACGACGCGCCGGGGCCGGGCGCCCTCAAAATTGCCCGCTACGCGCGCGGCGACGATTATCATCGGGTGATCAAGCGCCGACTCAAAGAGCTTCTCAAGGCAATCCAGCAATGGGAACCGAAGGCCGAGGGGCGCGCCTTCACCGATAGCGCTCCGGTGCTTGAAAAAGCGCTGGCGGTTCGCGCCGGACTGGGCTGGTTAGGAAAAAACGGCCTGGTGATTCATCCGGATCTGGGTTCTTACTGCTTTATTGGCGAGTTGTTCTTAAATCTGGACCTGTCTGGCGACGAGGCGGCGCCGACCCCGAACCATTGCGGGCGTTGTACGCGCTGTCTTGACGCCTGCCCGACGCAGGCGATTGTTGCTCCTGAGGTGGTAGACGCCAATCGCTGCATTGCGTACTGGACGATTGAGCATCAGGGAGAGGTCATTGCGCCCGGGATTGCCGCGCGTCTGGAGGGTTGGGCCTTCGGTTGCGATATTTGTCAGGAGGTGTGTCCCTGGAACGCGCGGGCCGAAAAGATTGCCGCTTCCGGCTCCGCTTGCGCCCCTGATATTGAACCCGCCTTTCTGCCGCGACCGTGGAATGTCGCGCCTCAGGCCGACGAGCTGTTGGCCCTGACGCCCGAGGTCTTCGCCGAGCGCTATCGTCACAGTCCTATCAAGCGCACCGGTCTGGCGGCGCTTCAGCGCAATGTGCGCGCGATTGTTTCGACAGAGCCTTCTCAGTAG
- a CDS encoding DUF192 domain-containing protein codes for MASKCYQAVNETRQTIVAERVRMANTHWTRFWGLMGKPCLPPGDGLWLEPCADIHSFFMRFPFDAAFIDRSGKILRCVEAMRPWRASPWVRGSRVVLELPAGALAQSACQPGDIITLGPGKNQNEENQNHERRN; via the coding sequence ATGGCGTCAAAATGCTATCAGGCCGTCAATGAGACGCGCCAAACCATCGTCGCCGAACGTGTCCGGATGGCCAACACGCACTGGACGCGCTTTTGGGGGCTAATGGGAAAACCCTGCCTGCCGCCGGGAGACGGGCTCTGGCTGGAGCCCTGCGCCGATATTCATTCATTTTTTATGCGATTTCCGTTCGATGCGGCATTTATCGACCGCTCGGGTAAAATTTTACGTTGCGTGGAAGCCATGCGTCCCTGGCGCGCCTCCCCGTGGGTGCGCGGCTCGCGCGTGGTTCTGGAACTGCCGGCGGGGGCTTTGGCTCAAAGCGCCTGCCAGCCGGGCGATATCATCACGCTGGGTCCCGGAAAAAATCAAAACGAAGAAAATCAAAACCATGAAAGGCGAAATTAA
- a CDS encoding electron transfer flavoprotein subunit beta/FixA family protein: protein MTHTPLNVCVLIKQVPDQSAKAGINPDGTIDRAKAKRMLNPFDRYALQAALNMKARHGASVTAITMGPPPAVEILYEALAHGVDRCALLTDRRLAASDTWATSYALWKTVQHLGPFDLVFCGLQTTDGDTAQVGPEIAERDNLPQVSYCEDFRLEDGAVVARRVIEGGYQWVKMRLPGLMTIANAYEPLKYKTIGGVKRVQRLQRDEAERAQTILTLSLDDVHADPAECGLKGSPTIVAKTEKVSEIGGSCVIHQGQPVARMVEDVLQSTHILEFTAHDRVCASQSA, encoded by the coding sequence ATGACTCACACGCCGCTCAACGTCTGCGTTTTAATAAAACAAGTGCCCGATCAATCCGCCAAGGCCGGGATTAACCCGGATGGGACCATCGATCGAGCCAAAGCCAAGCGCATGCTGAATCCTTTTGATCGCTATGCGCTACAGGCCGCCCTTAATATGAAAGCTCGCCATGGCGCAAGCGTCACGGCCATTACCATGGGGCCTCCTCCCGCGGTCGAAATCCTCTACGAGGCGCTCGCCCACGGCGTGGATCGCTGCGCTCTGCTCACCGATCGGCGTCTGGCCGCGTCGGATACCTGGGCGACCTCTTACGCCCTCTGGAAAACGGTTCAACATCTGGGGCCGTTTGATTTGGTCTTCTGCGGGCTGCAAACCACCGATGGCGATACCGCGCAGGTCGGTCCTGAAATCGCTGAGCGCGACAACCTGCCGCAAGTCAGCTACTGCGAAGATTTTCGGCTGGAAGACGGCGCTGTCGTGGCTCGCCGCGTTATCGAGGGCGGCTATCAATGGGTCAAAATGCGCCTTCCCGGCCTGATGACCATTGCCAACGCCTACGAGCCGCTTAAATACAAAACCATTGGCGGCGTCAAACGCGTGCAGCGCTTGCAGCGCGATGAGGCCGAGCGCGCGCAGACGATTCTGACGCTGAGCCTGGACGATGTTCACGCCGATCCCGCCGAATGCGGCCTGAAAGGCTCGCCGACCATTGTCGCCAAAACCGAAAAAGTATCGGAAATCGGCGGCAGTTGCGTGATTCACCAGGGCCAGCCCGTGGCCCGTATGGTGGAAGACGTTTTGCAGTCGACCCATATCCTGGAGTTTACCGCCCATGACCGAGTCTGCGCCAGCCAATCCGCCTGA
- the fliY gene encoding flagellar motor switch phosphatase FliY — MTTDDAITSAPAVGATSPAISPEDIETIRELSNIAFGAAGSNLAIILNQSVDVPSPEVTEYATLADWAEPFAGEDKILAHAQFVEGFRYHTAYLLRIDDAKYVTGLMLGGMGGESPPGGLNEMEISAISEAFSQMLNASAISLASVIAETVEIGAPEIQPYSVEALAESMPELAQASFVSVHYELHIGDGQVMPVVQLVMAADALSQVNKLMSVTAGGGSGGSKSSSAFDGFGDLGLSGGASASGSAPRGPEGAPVTVQPAHFAAFDSQPSISGEYNKNLDLVLDVTLNLTVQLGATELSIKQILELTRGSVIELERIAGEPVDLLANGKLIAKGEVVVIEDNFGLRITSIVSPQDRLRGLTG; from the coding sequence ATGACCACCGATGACGCAATCACCAGCGCGCCTGCTGTCGGCGCTACCTCGCCCGCGATCTCGCCTGAAGATATCGAGACCATTCGCGAGTTGTCCAACATCGCCTTCGGGGCCGCCGGATCCAATCTGGCGATCATTCTGAATCAGAGCGTCGACGTCCCGTCGCCCGAAGTAACGGAATACGCCACGCTGGCCGACTGGGCCGAGCCCTTTGCGGGCGAGGATAAAATTCTGGCGCATGCGCAGTTTGTGGAAGGCTTCCGCTACCATACGGCCTATCTGCTGCGCATTGACGACGCCAAATACGTCACGGGCCTGATGCTCGGCGGCATGGGAGGCGAGTCGCCCCCCGGCGGCCTTAATGAGATGGAAATCAGCGCCATCAGCGAGGCCTTCAGCCAGATGCTGAACGCATCGGCCATCAGCCTGGCCTCCGTCATTGCGGAAACCGTCGAAATCGGCGCGCCCGAGATTCAGCCTTACTCGGTCGAGGCGCTGGCTGAGAGTATGCCGGAACTGGCGCAGGCGTCGTTTGTCAGCGTGCATTACGAGCTGCACATCGGCGATGGGCAGGTCATGCCTGTTGTTCAACTGGTGATGGCGGCCGATGCGCTTTCTCAGGTCAACAAACTGATGTCCGTGACGGCGGGCGGCGGCAGCGGCGGGAGTAAATCCTCCTCGGCGTTCGATGGCTTCGGCGATCTGGGCCTGTCCGGCGGCGCTTCGGCTTCCGGCTCCGCCCCGCGCGGGCCTGAGGGCGCGCCGGTGACGGTTCAGCCTGCGCATTTTGCCGCTTTTGACAGTCAGCCCAGCATCTCGGGCGAATACAATAAAAATCTGGATCTGGTGCTGGACGTGACGCTGAATTTGACCGTTCAGCTCGGCGCCACCGAACTCAGCATCAAGCAGATTCTGGAATTGACGCGCGGTTCGGTCATTGAGTTGGAGCGCATCGCCGGAGAGCCGGTTGATTTGCTGGCCAACGGCAAGCTCATTGCCAAAGGCGAAGTGGTCGTCATTGAAGACAATTTCGGCTTGCGCATCACCAGCATTGTCTCGCCTCAGGATCGCCTGCGCGGCCTGACGGGCTAG
- the ilvD gene encoding dihydroxy-acid dehydratase, with protein sequence MTDAADLRHRSRHVLDGPEWAPHRSMYRAMGFQDEDFKKPLVGVASTWGEVTPCSVALHAQAEDVKAGVREHGGAPREFTTISVSDAIAMGHEGMKASLVSREIIADSVELVMHGHQYDALVGLAGCDKTLPGLMMAMARLNVPSVFLYGGTILPGHLDGRDLNIVDVFEGVGAHASGKISDEQLCAIEKKACPGAGSCGGQFTANTMACVAEAIGIALPGSSAVPAEDPGRPAVARACGEAVLRLLAGNIRPRDILTPKAFENAVRIVAATGGSTNSLLHLPAIAHECGLTLTPADIGKLFDATPHFVDLKPGGRYVMYDLFRIGGVPVVLKAMLEAGLLHGDCLTVSGKTHADNLRDVVIPQSQDVMRPVSSPLRATGGLKVLFGNLAPQGAVVKVAGLEKLQHRGPARVFNREQDAFEAVQAGRIQPGDVVVIRYEGPRGGPGMREMLSVTAAIYGQGLGLDVALITDGRFSGGTRGLMIGHACPEASAGGPLALLRDGDVIDIDAAAGSLHVDLSEAELSNRRAQWQAPAPNYTQGVLWKYAQLVGPASSGAVTHPGPGVKTRA encoded by the coding sequence ATGACTGACGCCGCCGATCTCCGCCACCGCAGCCGTCACGTTCTCGACGGGCCAGAATGGGCCCCGCATCGCTCTATGTACCGCGCCATGGGCTTTCAGGACGAAGATTTCAAAAAGCCGCTGGTCGGCGTGGCCAGCACATGGGGCGAAGTAACGCCCTGTAGCGTGGCGCTCCACGCCCAGGCCGAAGACGTGAAGGCAGGGGTTCGCGAGCACGGCGGCGCCCCGCGCGAGTTTACGACGATTTCCGTCAGCGACGCCATCGCCATGGGCCACGAAGGCATGAAAGCCTCGCTCGTCAGCCGCGAGATTATCGCCGATTCGGTCGAGCTGGTGATGCACGGGCATCAGTATGACGCGCTGGTGGGGCTGGCCGGTTGCGATAAAACCCTCCCCGGGCTGATGATGGCCATGGCGCGCCTCAACGTGCCGTCAGTGTTTCTGTATGGCGGCACCATTCTGCCGGGCCATCTCGATGGACGCGATTTGAATATCGTCGACGTGTTTGAAGGCGTCGGCGCGCACGCTTCAGGCAAAATCAGCGATGAGCAGCTTTGCGCCATCGAAAAGAAGGCGTGTCCCGGCGCAGGTTCTTGCGGCGGCCAGTTCACCGCCAATACGATGGCCTGCGTGGCCGAAGCCATCGGCATCGCGTTGCCCGGATCCAGCGCGGTCCCGGCCGAAGATCCCGGGCGGCCCGCCGTTGCGCGCGCCTGCGGCGAAGCGGTGCTGCGCCTGCTGGCCGGTAACATCCGTCCCCGCGACATTCTGACCCCAAAAGCCTTTGAAAACGCCGTGCGTATTGTCGCCGCAACCGGCGGATCCACCAACAGCCTGCTTCATTTACCCGCCATCGCCCACGAATGCGGGCTGACGCTCACGCCTGCCGACATTGGCAAGCTTTTCGACGCCACGCCGCACTTTGTGGATCTGAAGCCCGGCGGCCGCTACGTCATGTATGACCTGTTCAGGATTGGCGGCGTGCCCGTCGTCCTCAAGGCCATGCTGGAAGCGGGCCTGCTCCATGGCGACTGCCTTACCGTCAGCGGCAAGACCCACGCCGACAACCTGCGTGACGTTGTGATACCGCAATCGCAAGACGTCATGCGCCCCGTATCGTCTCCTCTTCGCGCCACCGGCGGACTGAAAGTTCTGTTCGGCAATCTGGCCCCGCAGGGCGCGGTGGTGAAGGTCGCCGGGCTGGAAAAACTCCAGCATCGCGGCCCGGCGCGCGTCTTCAACCGCGAACAGGATGCCTTTGAGGCGGTGCAGGCCGGTCGCATTCAACCCGGCGATGTGGTCGTCATCCGCTATGAAGGTCCTCGCGGCGGTCCCGGCATGCGCGAGATGCTCAGCGTCACCGCCGCCATCTACGGCCAGGGGCTGGGACTCGATGTCGCGCTGATTACCGACGGTCGCTTCAGCGGCGGCACGCGCGGGCTGATGATCGGCCATGCCTGCCCGGAAGCCAGCGCCGGAGGCCCGCTGGCCCTGCTGCGCGACGGTGACGTCATCGACATCGACGCCGCTGCGGGCTCGCTGCACGTAGACCTCAGCGAGGCCGAGCTCTCGAATCGCCGCGCCCAGTGGCAGGCGCCTGCGCCCAACTATACGCAAGGCGTGCTCTGGAAGTACGCCCAACTCGTCGGCCCTGCCTCCAGCGGCGCCGTGACCCATCCGGGCCCAGGCGTCAAGACCCGCGCCTGA